One Sporichthya brevicatena DNA window includes the following coding sequences:
- a CDS encoding MerR family transcriptional regulator → MSGLDRLDNEDYPSVTMGRAAELLGVQPAFLRRLDAAGILSPSRTDGNHRLYSRRQLEIATRMRALVDEGLSLDAAARIVGLQDDLGAAQARISELEDELDSRPKGKPRR, encoded by the coding sequence ATGAGCGGCCTCGACCGCCTCGACAACGAGGACTACCCCTCGGTCACGATGGGCCGAGCGGCCGAACTGCTCGGCGTCCAGCCCGCGTTCCTGCGCCGCCTCGACGCGGCGGGGATCCTCTCCCCCAGCCGCACCGACGGCAACCACCGCCTCTACTCCCGGCGCCAGCTCGAGATCGCAACGCGCATGCGCGCACTCGTCGACGAAGGCCTCTCCCTCGACGCCGCCGCCCGGATCGTCGGCCTGCAGGACGATCTCGGCGCTGCCCAGGCCCGGATCTCCGAGCTCGAGGACGAGCTCGACTCCCGCCCCAAGGGCAAGCCACGCCGC